In one Alnus glutinosa chromosome 12, dhAlnGlut1.1, whole genome shotgun sequence genomic region, the following are encoded:
- the LOC133852091 gene encoding endoribonuclease Dicer homolog 2-like isoform X1, which yields MVRREAEKPINMEIGRSQQLSVVDPVPFARSYQLEALEMAIKQNTIVYLDTGSGKTLIAIMLLRSYAYLLRKPSPFIAVFLVPKVVLVSQQAEAVKMHTDLNVGMYFGHMGANFWDPAMWTEEIGKHEVLVMTPAILLAGLKHSCFKLSMIKVLIFDECHRASGKDPYACIMREFYHHQLSSTRSDLPRIFGMTASPIKTKSGDSEISCWQKIHELETMMNSKMYTCASESVLAQFIPFSTPKFKFYRHEEIPCTLYGRLVRDLQSLEEKHLLSLKMLGLEESAADASSKKIKKIASALIFCLDELGVWPGLKATQSFSCNETDLISWGKLDVRSQTIVNNFSLDVFHAFATYVPSGPEWSIGDDVKANMDAGLVTSKVVCLIESLLEYRALKDIRCIVFVERVITAIALHYLLNELLPKYNSWKSKYIAGNNSGLQSQTRKKQNEIVEEFREGMVNIIVATSILEEGLDVQSCNLVIRFDPPSTVCSLIQSRGRARMQHSDYLLMVKSEDFATRSRLEKYLAGGDIMRKASLGHSSLPCSPLQSDLNDEEVYSVESTGASVTLSSSVGLLYIYCSRLPSDRYFKPFPRWDEKTRTLHLPKSCPLQKVVVEGNINSKIVKQTACLEVCKKLHEIGALTDNLVPDIVVEEGTAQECVNEHYIDEQPSYFPPELVDCRPKNSKIMYHCYLIELKQNFGYDVPVHDIMLVMRRELDSDVGSMHFELDVDKGSLAVNFKYVGVMHLSSDQVLLCRRFQITLLRVLKDHNLNNLKELLDGDCSGDNIEIDYLLLPATGKDQRPLIDWECITSVHFSCEKFFESHLNCSLPKGYARCVQTKDGSVCTCMLRNSLVYTPHSGHVYCITGILGLNGNSLLKLRDGRMVTYKKYYEDRHGIKLRFHNELLLNGRHIFQVQNYLQRCRKPKEKESGHTTVELPPELCKIIMSPISITTFYSFSFVPSIMHRLESLLLAVNLKKMHLDHCTQNDVIPTIKVLEAITTKKCQEAFHLESLETLGDSFLKYAASQQLFKTYQNQHEGVLTAKKEKIISNAALCKFGCDCKLPGFIQNECFDPKKWIIPGDRSRSYALSEELLLSTRKIYVRESRKVKSKTVADVVEALIGAFLSTGGETAALLFMDWVGIKVDFHVTPYERHFQAHAEKHLNVRHLESLLNYSFNDPSLLLEALTHGSYMLPEIPICYQRLEFLGDSVLDYLVTRHFYYKYPGLSPKLLTDMRSASTNNDCYARSAIKFELHKHILHSSQTLDRHLAETVNNFEKLSSESTFGWESETTFPKVLGDVIESLAGAILVDSGYNKEIVFQSIRPLLEPLITPETVMPHPVRELNELCQTRPYNMKEPIKSRNKGMASITIEVEANGISFKSTATAADGRTAKKIASKQVLKSLKESLKEQIL from the exons ATGGTGCGGAGAGAAGCAGAGAAGCCAATTAATATGGAAATAGGCAGATCCCAGCAACTATCTGTCGTTGATCCTGTTCCATTTGCCAGAAG TTATCAGCTTGAAGCACTGGAGATGGCAATCAAGCAGAACACTATAGTGTATTTGGACACTGGCTCTGGCAAGACTCTGATTGCCATCATGCTTCTGCGCAGCTACGCCTATCTTCTCCGCAAGCCTTCACCTTTCATTGCAGTCTTCTTAGTTCCCAAAGTCGTCTTGGTCTCTCAA CAAGCTGAAGCTGTGAAAATGCATACCGACTTGAATGTGGGTATGTATTTCGGACATATGGGAGCTAACTTCTGGGATCCTGCTATGTGGACGGAAGAAATAGGAAAACATGAG GTGCTTGTGATGACACCTGCAATTTTGCTTGCTGGCTTGAAGCATAGTTGTTTCAAACTAAGCATGATAAAGGTTTTAATATTTGATGAATGCCACCGTGCCAGTGGTAAAGACCCTTATGCTTGCATTATGAGG GAGTTCTATCACCATCAGCTAAGTTCTACTAGATCTGATCTTCCTAGAATATTTGGGATGACTGCTTCCCCCATAAAGACAAAGA GTGGAGACTCTGAAATCTCTTGTTGGCAAAAGATTCATGAACTTGAGACCATGATGAATTCAAAG ATGTATACTTGTGCGAGTGAATCTGTGCTTGCTCAATTTATACCATTTTCGACTCCGAAGTTTAAATTCTATAGGCATGAGGAAATTCCATGTACCTTATATGGACGCTTAGTTCGTGATTTGCAGAGTTTAGAAGAAAAG CATCTACTCTCACTAAAAATGCTTGGTCTCGAAGAATCTGCTGCAGATGCTTCaagcaaaaagataaaaaagattGCTTCAGCTTTAATATTCTGTTTGGATGAGCTTGGTGTTTGGCCTGGTCTAAAG GCTACACAGTCCTTTTCATGCAATGAAACTGATTTAATTTCATGGGGAAAACTGGATGTGCGTAGTCAGACAATTGTTAATAATTTCAGTTTGGATGTTTTCCATGCATTTGCCACTTATGTTCCATCAG GTCCAGAGTGGTCTATTGGTGATGATGTTAAAGCCAATATGGATGCAGGGCTTGTGACTTCAAAAGTTGTCTGTCTCATTGAATCTCTTCTTGAATACAG GGCTTTAAAGGATATTAGATGTATAGTCTTTGTGGAAAGGGTCATTACAGCCATTGCCTTACATTATCTATTGAATGAGTTGCTTCCGAAATACAACAGCTGGAAATCTAAATACATTGCAGGCAATAACTCTGGGTTGCAATCCCAGACAAGGAAAAAACAGAATGAAATTGTGGAAGAATTTCGTGAAGGCATG GTGAACATCATTGTTGCAACATCAATTCTTGAAGAAGGTTTAGATGTTCAAAGCTGCAACTTGGTGATTAGATTTGACCCTCCTTCCACCGTTTGTAGTCTCATACAGTCCAGAGGCCGTGCTAGAATGCAACATTCAGATTATCTATTAATGGTGAAGAG TGAGGATTTTGCTACTCGATCTCGACTAGAGAAATATCTTGCTGGTGGAGATATTATGAGAAAGGCATCCTTAGGCCATTCTTCACTCCCTTGCTCACCTCTTCAAAGTGATTTAAATGATGAAGAAGTTTATTCTGTTGAAAGCACTGGAGCATCCGTGACACTGTCTTCTAGTGTTGGTTTGTTATACATCTATTGCTCACGGCTCCCTTCTGATCG CTATTTTAAACCatttccaaggtgggatgagAAGACTCGCACTCTACATCTTCCCAAGAGCTGTCCTTTACAGAAAGTTGTTGTAGAAGGAAATATTAACTCTAAAATTGTGAAGCAGACTGCCTGCCTTGAAGTATGTAAGAAACTTCACGAGATTGGTGCTTTGACAGATAATCTTGTTCCAGATATTGTTGTGGAAGAAGGCACAGCACAAGAATGTG TGAATGAACATTATATTGATGAGCAACCCAGTTACTTCCCACCTGAACTAGTCGATTGTCGTCCAAAGAATTCTAAAATAATGTATCATTGCTACTTAATTGAGTTGAAGCAGAACTTTGGTTATGATGTTCCAGTTCATGACATCATGCTTGTCATGAGAAGGGAGCTAGATTCTGATGTTGGAAGCATGCATTTTGAATTGGACGTTGATAAGGGTAGCTTAGCAGTGAACTTTAAATATGTAGGAGTGATGCATCTTAGCTCAGATCAG GTCCTTTTGTGTAGAAGGTTTCAGATAACTCTTTTAAGAGTTCTTAAAGATcataatttgaataatttaaagGAGCTTTTGGATGGAGATTGTTCAGGAGATAATATTGAGATTGACTATCTTTTGCTTCCAGCCACTGGCAAAGATCAGAGACCTTTGATTGATTGGGAATGTATTACTTCTGTGCACTTTTCATGTGAAAAGTTTTTTGAATCTCACTTGAATTGTTCTTTGCCCAAGGGTTATGCTCGTTGTGTACAGACCAAAGATGGTTCTGTATGCACATGCATGCTTCGGAATTCTTTGGTCTATACCCCTCACAGTGGTCATGTGTACTGCATAACTGGAATTTTGGGATTGAATGGAAACTCACTTCTGAAGCTCAGGGATGGCAGAATGGTTACATACAAGAAGTACTATGAAGATCG GCATGGCATCAAGCTGCGTTTTCATAACGAATTATTGCTTAATGGGAGACATATTTTTCAGGTGCAAAATTACCTTCAGAGATGCAGAAAACCGAAAGAGAAAG aATCAGGTCATACAACAGTTGAATTGCCTCCAGAACTTTGCAAAATAATCATGTCACCAATATCAATCACTACATTTTATTCATTCTCATTTGTTCCTTCGATCATGCATCGGCTTGAGTCTTTGCTTCTAGCTGTCAATTTAAAAAAGATGCATTTGGATCATTGCACGCAAAATGATGTTATTCCAACTATCAAG GTCTTGGAGGCAATTACTACTAAGAAATGCCAAGAGGCATTCCACTTGGAATCTTTAGAAACTCTTGGAGATTCTTTTCTCAAATATGCTGCTAGTCAACAGCTTTTTAAGACCTATCAAAATCAACACGAGGGCGTCCTTACTgcgaagaaagaaaaaataatttctaatgCAGCTCTTTGCAAGTTTGGATGTGACTGCAAACTTCCG GGATTTATTCAGAATGAGTGCTTCGATCCTAAAAAGTGGATAATTCCTGGAGATAGATCTCGAAGTTATGCATTAAGTGAGGAGTTGCTTCTTAGTACGAGGAAAATCTATGTTAGGGAAAGTAGGAAGGTGAAAAGTAAAACTGTTGCTGATGTTGTTGAAGCACTAATTGGTGCATTTCTTAGCACTGGTGGTGAAACAGCAGCCTTATTATTTATGGATTGGGTGGGTATAAAGGTAGACTTCCACGTTACACCGTATGAGAGGCACTTCCAAGCTCACGCAGAGAAACATCTAAATGTCAGACATTTGGAGTCTTTGTTGAACTACTCATTCAATGATCCCTCTCTATTGCTGGAAGCTTTGACCCACGGCTCTTACATGCTTCCTGAGATTCCAATATGTTATCAG CGACTTGAATTTCTTGGGGACTCGGTGTTGGATTATCTCGTGACCAGGCATTTCTATTATAAATATCCTGGGTTATCGCCAAAATTGTTAACTGACATGAGATCTGCTTCTACAaataatgattgttatgcacGATCTGCAATTAAGTTTGAACTGCACAAACACATCCTCCATAGCTCACAAACACTCGACAGGCATTTAGCCGAAACGGTTAACAATTTTGAAAAGTTATCTTCAGAATCAACTTTTGGATGGGAGTCAGAGACAACTTTCCCCAAG GTACTTGGTGATGTTATAGAGTCTTTGGCAGGAGCCATTCTTGTGGATTCGGGATACAATAAGGAGATAGTCTTTCAGAGTATAAGGCCTCTTTTGGAGCCTCTGATTACTCCTGAAACAGTGATGCCCCATCCTGTGAGGGAGTTAAATGagctttgccaaacaaggccttatAATATGAAAGAACCCATCAAGTCCCGCAACAAGGGTATGGCTTCGATTACAATAGAGGTTGAAGCAAATGGGATCTCCTTCAAATCTACAGCTACAGCTGCCGATGGAAGGACAGCGAAAAAGATAGCATCAAAACAAGTATTGAAGTCTCTCAAGGAGTCTCTCAAGGAACAAATTCTATGA
- the LOC133852091 gene encoding endoribonuclease Dicer homolog 2-like isoform X2, giving the protein MTPAILLAGLKHSCFKLSMIKVLIFDECHRASGKDPYACIMREFYHHQLSSTRSDLPRIFGMTASPIKTKSGDSEISCWQKIHELETMMNSKMYTCASESVLAQFIPFSTPKFKFYRHEEIPCTLYGRLVRDLQSLEEKHLLSLKMLGLEESAADASSKKIKKIASALIFCLDELGVWPGLKATQSFSCNETDLISWGKLDVRSQTIVNNFSLDVFHAFATYVPSGPEWSIGDDVKANMDAGLVTSKVVCLIESLLEYRALKDIRCIVFVERVITAIALHYLLNELLPKYNSWKSKYIAGNNSGLQSQTRKKQNEIVEEFREGMVNIIVATSILEEGLDVQSCNLVIRFDPPSTVCSLIQSRGRARMQHSDYLLMVKSEDFATRSRLEKYLAGGDIMRKASLGHSSLPCSPLQSDLNDEEVYSVESTGASVTLSSSVGLLYIYCSRLPSDRYFKPFPRWDEKTRTLHLPKSCPLQKVVVEGNINSKIVKQTACLEVCKKLHEIGALTDNLVPDIVVEEGTAQECVNEHYIDEQPSYFPPELVDCRPKNSKIMYHCYLIELKQNFGYDVPVHDIMLVMRRELDSDVGSMHFELDVDKGSLAVNFKYVGVMHLSSDQVLLCRRFQITLLRVLKDHNLNNLKELLDGDCSGDNIEIDYLLLPATGKDQRPLIDWECITSVHFSCEKFFESHLNCSLPKGYARCVQTKDGSVCTCMLRNSLVYTPHSGHVYCITGILGLNGNSLLKLRDGRMVTYKKYYEDRHGIKLRFHNELLLNGRHIFQVQNYLQRCRKPKEKESGHTTVELPPELCKIIMSPISITTFYSFSFVPSIMHRLESLLLAVNLKKMHLDHCTQNDVIPTIKVLEAITTKKCQEAFHLESLETLGDSFLKYAASQQLFKTYQNQHEGVLTAKKEKIISNAALCKFGCDCKLPGFIQNECFDPKKWIIPGDRSRSYALSEELLLSTRKIYVRESRKVKSKTVADVVEALIGAFLSTGGETAALLFMDWVGIKVDFHVTPYERHFQAHAEKHLNVRHLESLLNYSFNDPSLLLEALTHGSYMLPEIPICYQRLEFLGDSVLDYLVTRHFYYKYPGLSPKLLTDMRSASTNNDCYARSAIKFELHKHILHSSQTLDRHLAETVNNFEKLSSESTFGWESETTFPKVLGDVIESLAGAILVDSGYNKEIVFQSIRPLLEPLITPETVMPHPVRELNELCQTRPYNMKEPIKSRNKGMASITIEVEANGISFKSTATAADGRTAKKIASKQVLKSLKESLKEQIL; this is encoded by the exons ATGACACCTGCAATTTTGCTTGCTGGCTTGAAGCATAGTTGTTTCAAACTAAGCATGATAAAGGTTTTAATATTTGATGAATGCCACCGTGCCAGTGGTAAAGACCCTTATGCTTGCATTATGAGG GAGTTCTATCACCATCAGCTAAGTTCTACTAGATCTGATCTTCCTAGAATATTTGGGATGACTGCTTCCCCCATAAAGACAAAGA GTGGAGACTCTGAAATCTCTTGTTGGCAAAAGATTCATGAACTTGAGACCATGATGAATTCAAAG ATGTATACTTGTGCGAGTGAATCTGTGCTTGCTCAATTTATACCATTTTCGACTCCGAAGTTTAAATTCTATAGGCATGAGGAAATTCCATGTACCTTATATGGACGCTTAGTTCGTGATTTGCAGAGTTTAGAAGAAAAG CATCTACTCTCACTAAAAATGCTTGGTCTCGAAGAATCTGCTGCAGATGCTTCaagcaaaaagataaaaaagattGCTTCAGCTTTAATATTCTGTTTGGATGAGCTTGGTGTTTGGCCTGGTCTAAAG GCTACACAGTCCTTTTCATGCAATGAAACTGATTTAATTTCATGGGGAAAACTGGATGTGCGTAGTCAGACAATTGTTAATAATTTCAGTTTGGATGTTTTCCATGCATTTGCCACTTATGTTCCATCAG GTCCAGAGTGGTCTATTGGTGATGATGTTAAAGCCAATATGGATGCAGGGCTTGTGACTTCAAAAGTTGTCTGTCTCATTGAATCTCTTCTTGAATACAG GGCTTTAAAGGATATTAGATGTATAGTCTTTGTGGAAAGGGTCATTACAGCCATTGCCTTACATTATCTATTGAATGAGTTGCTTCCGAAATACAACAGCTGGAAATCTAAATACATTGCAGGCAATAACTCTGGGTTGCAATCCCAGACAAGGAAAAAACAGAATGAAATTGTGGAAGAATTTCGTGAAGGCATG GTGAACATCATTGTTGCAACATCAATTCTTGAAGAAGGTTTAGATGTTCAAAGCTGCAACTTGGTGATTAGATTTGACCCTCCTTCCACCGTTTGTAGTCTCATACAGTCCAGAGGCCGTGCTAGAATGCAACATTCAGATTATCTATTAATGGTGAAGAG TGAGGATTTTGCTACTCGATCTCGACTAGAGAAATATCTTGCTGGTGGAGATATTATGAGAAAGGCATCCTTAGGCCATTCTTCACTCCCTTGCTCACCTCTTCAAAGTGATTTAAATGATGAAGAAGTTTATTCTGTTGAAAGCACTGGAGCATCCGTGACACTGTCTTCTAGTGTTGGTTTGTTATACATCTATTGCTCACGGCTCCCTTCTGATCG CTATTTTAAACCatttccaaggtgggatgagAAGACTCGCACTCTACATCTTCCCAAGAGCTGTCCTTTACAGAAAGTTGTTGTAGAAGGAAATATTAACTCTAAAATTGTGAAGCAGACTGCCTGCCTTGAAGTATGTAAGAAACTTCACGAGATTGGTGCTTTGACAGATAATCTTGTTCCAGATATTGTTGTGGAAGAAGGCACAGCACAAGAATGTG TGAATGAACATTATATTGATGAGCAACCCAGTTACTTCCCACCTGAACTAGTCGATTGTCGTCCAAAGAATTCTAAAATAATGTATCATTGCTACTTAATTGAGTTGAAGCAGAACTTTGGTTATGATGTTCCAGTTCATGACATCATGCTTGTCATGAGAAGGGAGCTAGATTCTGATGTTGGAAGCATGCATTTTGAATTGGACGTTGATAAGGGTAGCTTAGCAGTGAACTTTAAATATGTAGGAGTGATGCATCTTAGCTCAGATCAG GTCCTTTTGTGTAGAAGGTTTCAGATAACTCTTTTAAGAGTTCTTAAAGATcataatttgaataatttaaagGAGCTTTTGGATGGAGATTGTTCAGGAGATAATATTGAGATTGACTATCTTTTGCTTCCAGCCACTGGCAAAGATCAGAGACCTTTGATTGATTGGGAATGTATTACTTCTGTGCACTTTTCATGTGAAAAGTTTTTTGAATCTCACTTGAATTGTTCTTTGCCCAAGGGTTATGCTCGTTGTGTACAGACCAAAGATGGTTCTGTATGCACATGCATGCTTCGGAATTCTTTGGTCTATACCCCTCACAGTGGTCATGTGTACTGCATAACTGGAATTTTGGGATTGAATGGAAACTCACTTCTGAAGCTCAGGGATGGCAGAATGGTTACATACAAGAAGTACTATGAAGATCG GCATGGCATCAAGCTGCGTTTTCATAACGAATTATTGCTTAATGGGAGACATATTTTTCAGGTGCAAAATTACCTTCAGAGATGCAGAAAACCGAAAGAGAAAG aATCAGGTCATACAACAGTTGAATTGCCTCCAGAACTTTGCAAAATAATCATGTCACCAATATCAATCACTACATTTTATTCATTCTCATTTGTTCCTTCGATCATGCATCGGCTTGAGTCTTTGCTTCTAGCTGTCAATTTAAAAAAGATGCATTTGGATCATTGCACGCAAAATGATGTTATTCCAACTATCAAG GTCTTGGAGGCAATTACTACTAAGAAATGCCAAGAGGCATTCCACTTGGAATCTTTAGAAACTCTTGGAGATTCTTTTCTCAAATATGCTGCTAGTCAACAGCTTTTTAAGACCTATCAAAATCAACACGAGGGCGTCCTTACTgcgaagaaagaaaaaataatttctaatgCAGCTCTTTGCAAGTTTGGATGTGACTGCAAACTTCCG GGATTTATTCAGAATGAGTGCTTCGATCCTAAAAAGTGGATAATTCCTGGAGATAGATCTCGAAGTTATGCATTAAGTGAGGAGTTGCTTCTTAGTACGAGGAAAATCTATGTTAGGGAAAGTAGGAAGGTGAAAAGTAAAACTGTTGCTGATGTTGTTGAAGCACTAATTGGTGCATTTCTTAGCACTGGTGGTGAAACAGCAGCCTTATTATTTATGGATTGGGTGGGTATAAAGGTAGACTTCCACGTTACACCGTATGAGAGGCACTTCCAAGCTCACGCAGAGAAACATCTAAATGTCAGACATTTGGAGTCTTTGTTGAACTACTCATTCAATGATCCCTCTCTATTGCTGGAAGCTTTGACCCACGGCTCTTACATGCTTCCTGAGATTCCAATATGTTATCAG CGACTTGAATTTCTTGGGGACTCGGTGTTGGATTATCTCGTGACCAGGCATTTCTATTATAAATATCCTGGGTTATCGCCAAAATTGTTAACTGACATGAGATCTGCTTCTACAaataatgattgttatgcacGATCTGCAATTAAGTTTGAACTGCACAAACACATCCTCCATAGCTCACAAACACTCGACAGGCATTTAGCCGAAACGGTTAACAATTTTGAAAAGTTATCTTCAGAATCAACTTTTGGATGGGAGTCAGAGACAACTTTCCCCAAG GTACTTGGTGATGTTATAGAGTCTTTGGCAGGAGCCATTCTTGTGGATTCGGGATACAATAAGGAGATAGTCTTTCAGAGTATAAGGCCTCTTTTGGAGCCTCTGATTACTCCTGAAACAGTGATGCCCCATCCTGTGAGGGAGTTAAATGagctttgccaaacaaggccttatAATATGAAAGAACCCATCAAGTCCCGCAACAAGGGTATGGCTTCGATTACAATAGAGGTTGAAGCAAATGGGATCTCCTTCAAATCTACAGCTACAGCTGCCGATGGAAGGACAGCGAAAAAGATAGCATCAAAACAAGTATTGAAGTCTCTCAAGGAGTCTCTCAAGGAACAAATTCTATGA